From the Luteitalea sp. genome, the window GGCTGTTGACCGACCACCACCGGCTTTTCGCCGTCCTGCGTCGGCTCATACCCGATCTTGGCGATCATCAGCCCGGTCAACTCGACGTCGGTCAGCACTTCATGCATCAGCGCTTTCGCGTTGACGCCATGCCGCCCGAGCGTGTGATTCACCTTCGCCTGGAACACCGGCACGGCCTGCTGAAACTCCGGCCGCCGCGGCGTCAGGTGAATCTCCGGCACCCGGAAGAACAGCTGCGCCTTCTTCTGCTCGGTGTTGCTGAAATCCTTCGGCACGACGACGGTATGCCCGCTGGGCGTGCTCTTCAGCGTCCGCGCCAGATACCGCTCGACGTTGATCTTCCACTCCTCGTCGCGATAGCGGTTGCGCTTGTCCGTCGCCGTCTTGAGATGCGCGCGCCAGAACGCGAGGCTCCCCACGCCCTCAGGGGGCAGTGGGAGGTTCTGCACGTCAGGGCCACCGTAGGACGCCATCTAGTACCGCACCCCTCGTGCTGCCCATTCCTTGCGGCGCTGCTCGGCCTCAGCCGTGGCGCTGTAGCCGAACTCGTCCATCATCGGCATCCGGGCGTTGTCGCCGGCTTTTAGAGGGTCCGCCTCTGGCGTGAGCGGCGGCATGTCGTTGGTAATAGCCGATAGCCGACATACGATCGTGCCGTCCTCCTCTACGCTCTCCGCCGCGAATGCGAGGGTGTACAGCGCGCCGTTTGCCAACTCGATCGGCATCTCAACGCCAGCGCCACCGCGGACGTCCACGAGGACACTTCCGAACGGCTTGAAGACCAGCCGCGCAAACATCTACGCCACCCTCCGCGCCACGTTCCCCGCGCCCAAGACCGCCCCTTGCGAGAGCGCCCCGATGGCCTCCGCGAGCAACGCTCCACCCGTGCCGGGGGCGGGGACCCTCCGCGACTCGCGCGCCCGCGTCGGGCTCGGCCGGCTCACCGCCCAGTACCGCGTGCCGTCTCCCGGGTGATCATCCTTCGTCGTGTCCACGTCGTCGGGGTTGTGCGGGTCCTGCACCAGCGCCGGCACCGACCGCCACCAATACCGGCAGCCCGGGTCCACCGTGAGCCACGGCCGCCCATCCGGCGCCTCCCGCAGCAACTCGTGCATCCGCATCCACCCGTTGAAGCGATCGTTGTCCGCCGCGCGCATCGGCACCCCGCGCCGCGTCAACGTCTCCATGATCGATTCCCCGCGCCCGGCCCCCGTCTTCTGCTTCATCGCCGGATCGCCCGAGACGTACCGGAGCTTCTTGATACCAAGCTCTTTCGTGATGCGCGTGATCGCCGTCGCGACCTCGTCGGCGTTCTGTCCCTGAAACTTGTATTCCCGTGCGAGGTGGTAATGCCCGTCCGCCAGATGCGCGAACCACCCGCACCAGCCCGGCGCGTTGTAGCCCCAATCCATCCCGCAGGACCACTCGATCCCGGGCGCAATCTCCAGCGTCACCGCATGGAACGGCACGCCGTCTCGCTCCGCTCGTAATTCCCCGAAGAACTGGCCGTCAAAGACGTTCCAGTCGCCGTACAGCAACTGCCGCCGCCGGGCATCGGGCAGGTTCTCCAGCGTGTCCCGATAGTCCGGGTCGATATACGGGTTGTCGTCCAGCCGCGCCTCGATAAACGCCCAATCGTCAGGCCGATACCGCGGGTACTTCTGCGGGTCCGGCTGCTTGTCGACAAAGAAGTCCTTCACCCACAGCGCCCCGCGCCCGCCCGGATTACTCGCCGCCCACACCTTCGCGCCCCCGCGCGCCAACACCGCCGGCTTCGACGTCCTGGCCCGCGTCATGATTTCCAGCGCCGGCTCCTCGTCAAACGTCACCAGCTCGTCGAAGATGATCCGGTCGTACTCCGTGGACAGGTAGTTCTGCGCGTCCGCCACCGTCTCGCAATGTCCCGCCTGAATCAGCGAGCCATTCCGGAACCGCATGACCTTCTTGGAATCCAGATACTCCGTCCCAATCTGCGGCGCGTCCTTCGCGAATTCCCGCAGATGCGTGTCCTCGAGCTGCTTGTAGGTCCGGCGCAACAGCAAGCAGGTCAGCCCCGGAATATGCTCGCAGTCCTGATACGCCGCCTCCCGGAGCTCCTTGCTTTTCCCAGGTCCCGCCGCCCCACCCGCCAGCGTGTGCTTGAACGTCTGCTGCGCCTCGTGCGCGACCGTCTGCTTCGGGGTGGGCACATACCGCCAGCCCACCTGCTTCTTCGCCTTCCGGTCGTACAGCGCCGCCGCAAACCGCGCCTGCCGCTTCCGGCACCCCTCCGCCGACGGATGCCCGCACCACCAGACGCCCTCCAGCTGCACCAACGCCGAGCCGCACCAGCAACAAGTGGCCGTGCTCATCGGGCCGATACTCCACGCTGGAGCGCAGTCACTTTCTCTAACGATTTCGCAGATTCGGCAGAGACCGAAACGGGGGAAAACTGCGTGTGGCTAATAGCCCCCACCCGCCCCCTAGGGTCCCCCGCCGACTCGCGCGCCGAGTTGCCCCCTCCAGGCCCCGCATCTGCTAACCGTCGCCGGGCGCGGCGCGCACGATCCTGGTGGAAATCATTAAGGTTATGGCGTAAATACGTGAGTGCGCTGGCGTGCTTGCCCTGATGCTCTTCGATGTACATCGCGGCACGGTAGAGCGCACCTGCGTTGTCCTTGAACAAGCCGAGGCCGAGATTACAGCGCTTACACAGCCAGTCCCGATGCGCGCCCGTCGTGTGGTCGTGGTCATACTGCGGGCTATCCGTGACGTGGCGGCAGATCGGACAGGTAACCGTAAGCGTCATTATGCGAACCTGGGAGGCGAAACACCCCCAATTGGCGTGGCCTTCGCCTCCACCAATTCGCCACTTACAGCCGTGTCCGCAGAAAGCGAAACCGGATTAGCGTTTCCAGGACTAGGCGAAGGTCCGGCCATGGTGACGTCGATCGCGGATAGGGTCGGCGGCTGCAGTGGCGCGGCCTCACTCCCGAGCAACACCACGAGGCTATTCCCGCCCTGCGCGGCGTCTTCCCGCACCACATCGAGCTTACCGAGCGCCTTGAGGGCTACGCCAGCATCCTTCGTGTTCACAACGGTTTGCGCGAGCCGGAGCGCGCCGCCTTCCAATCGCTTGCGGGCCAACTCACGGTGGTCCGTGTACTGCGACAGCGTGCGGCTGACCGTCGACACGTCGCAGCCGACGCCGGCAGCTATTTGGGACATGTTCTTCCCGGCGGCATCCAAGCTCAGAATCAGCGCAATTTCCTTTTGGGAGAGGCGCTTGCCGTGCTTGGCCGTGTCTGTGGCAGGCAACTGGGGGCCGTGCACTATGACGGCCTCTGTCTCACTCAGCGCCATCTACCACCCCACCGCGATCGGCACGGGGCGCGTCACAGGAAGCTAATCTCCACGCCCAGTTGTTTGGCGATGGCGAGCACGGCCGCTTTCTTGGACTCCAGCTCACA encodes:
- a CDS encoding helix-turn-helix domain-containing protein: MALSETEAVIVHGPQLPATDTAKHGKRLSQKEIALILSLDAAGKNMSQIAAGVGCDVSTVSRTLSQYTDHRELARKRLEGGALRLAQTVVNTKDAGVALKALGKLDVVREDAAQGGNSLVVLLGSEAAPLQPPTLSAIDVTMAGPSPSPGNANPVSLSADTAVSGELVEAKATPIGGVSPPRFA